From a single Nicotiana tabacum cultivar K326 chromosome 8, ASM71507v2, whole genome shotgun sequence genomic region:
- the LOC107762336 gene encoding protein DETOXIFICATION 41 isoform X1 → MEDQPLLPSILDMTTKLSDMSSDEIEEFLEHKNVSFKGYFKLFAWESRLLWLLSGAVIIVLIFNYMLGFVTLMFVGHFGSLELAAASIVSVGIQGFAYGVMLGMASAVETVCGQAYGAKRYAVMGVICQRAIILHLGAAFLLSFPYWFSGPLFKAIGQSDTISEQGELFARGLILQLYAFAISCPMQRFLQAQNIVNPMAYIAVAVFVVHVLVTWLVVDVLEYELLGASLAQSFSWWFLVVAQYLYIIFSPLCKETWTGLSIDAFKSIWPYFKLTVASAVMLCLEIWYSQGLVLVSGLLPNSTISLDSISICMNYWNWDMQVALGLGAAASVRVSNELGAGHPRVAKFSVIIVSLTSILISTVLCIVVLIFRIGLSKLFTSDTQVIEAVSNLTPLLAISVWLNGIQPILSGVAVGSGWQAVVAYVNLATYYFIGLPIGCILGFKTSLQEAGIWWGMIAGVVLQTCTLSILTARTNWNTEVATAAARLKEAGNRESEDLADSP, encoded by the exons ATGGAGGACCAGCCATTGCTACCTAGTATACTTGACATGACAACTAAGTTATCAGACATGTCGTCGGACGAAATCGAAGAGTTCTTGGAACACAAGAATGTGTCTTTTAAAGGGTATTTCAAGTTGTTTGCATGGGAATCAAGACTACTTTGGCTTTTATCAGGGGCTGTTATTATAGTCTTGATTTTTAACTACATGCTTGGTTTTGTCACACTCATGTTTGTTGGACATTTTGGTTCATTGGAATTAGCTGCTGCTTCCATTGTTAGTGTGGGAATTCAAGGCTTTGCTTATGGTGTCATg CTAGGTATGGCAAGTGCTGTTGAGACAGTTTGTGGGCAAGCATATGGAGCAAAAAGATATGCAGTTATGGGAGTAATATGCCAGAGAGCAATTATATTACACCTTGGAGCAGCATTTCTCCTCTCATTTCCATATTGGTTCTCCGGGCCACTTTTTAAAGCAATAGGGCAATCAGACACAATTTCTGAACAAGGCGAATTATTCGCCCGTGGATTGATCCTTCAGCTTTATGCATTTGCTATAAGCTGCCCAATGCAGAGGTTTCTGCAGGCACAGAACATTGTCAATCCTATGGCTTATATAGCTGTCGCCGTGTTTGTTGTGCATGTTCTGGTTACTTGGCTAGTGGTTGATGTCTTGGAATATGAGCTTCTCGGAGCTTCTCTCGCACAGAGCTTCTCGTGGTGGTTCTTAGTCGTTGCGCaatatctttatataatttttagTCCTTTATGCAAGGAAACTTGGACTGGTCTCTCTATTGATGCTTTCAAAAGCATTTGGCCTTACTTCAAGCTAACTGTTGCCTCAGCTGTCATGTTATG CTTGGAGATATGGTACTCTCAAGGCCTAGTGCTTGTGTCAGGCCTCCTTCCAAATTCTACAATCTCATTAGACTCCATCTCTATCTG CATGAATTACTGGAACTGGGATATGCAAGTCGCGTTAGGACTAGGCGCTGCAGCCAG CGTTCGAGTTAGTAATGAGCTTGGAGCAGGACATCCAAGAGTTGCCAAGTTTTCAGTGATCATAGTGAGCTTGACAAGTATCCTGATCAGCACAGTTCTCTGCATTGTTGTGCTGATATTCAGGATTGGATTAAGCAAACTCTTTACAAGTGACACTCAAGTCATTGAGGCTGTCTCTAATTTGACTCCATTACTTGCCATTTCTGTTTGGTTGAATGGCATTCAACCTATTCTCTCTG GTGTGGCTGTTGGTAGTGGATGGCAAGCAGTGGTAGCATATGTCAATCTAGCTACTTACTATTTTATTGGCCTCCCAATTGGATGTATTCTTGGCTTCAAAACAAGTTTACAGGAAGCa GGAATATGGTGGGGTATGATTGCAGGAGTTGTCCTACAAACATGCACATTATCTATTTTAACTGCCAGAACAAACTGGAATACTGAG GTTGCAACCGCTGCTGCGCGCTTAAAGGAAGCTGGAAATAGAGAAAGTGAAGATCTTGCAGACAGCCCTTGA
- the LOC107762336 gene encoding protein DETOXIFICATION 41 isoform X2 — protein MEDQPLLPSILDMTTKLSDMSSDEIEEFLEHKNVSFKGYFKLFAWESRLLWLLSGAVIIVLIFNYMLGFVTLMFVGHFGSLELAAASIVSVGIQGFAYGVMLGMASAVETVCGQAYGAKRYAVMGVICQRAIILHLGAAFLLSFPYWFSGPLFKAIGQSDTISEQGELFARGLILQLYAFAISCPMQRFLQAQNIVNPMAYIAVAVFVVHVLVTWLVVDVLEYELLGASLAQSFSWWFLVVAQYLYIIFSPLCKETWTGLSIDAFKSIWPYFKLTVASAVMLCLEIWYSQGLVLVSGLLPNSTISLDSISICMNYWNWDMQVALGLGAAASVRVSNELGAGHPRVAKFSVIIVSLTSILISTVLCIVVLIFRIGLSKLFTSDTQVIEAVSNLTPLLAISVWLNGIQPILSGVAVGSGWQAVVAYVNLATYYFIGLPIGCILGFKTSLQEAGIWWGMIAGVVLQTCTLSILTARTNWNTENAVSTIHVTRYKFSTEM, from the exons ATGGAGGACCAGCCATTGCTACCTAGTATACTTGACATGACAACTAAGTTATCAGACATGTCGTCGGACGAAATCGAAGAGTTCTTGGAACACAAGAATGTGTCTTTTAAAGGGTATTTCAAGTTGTTTGCATGGGAATCAAGACTACTTTGGCTTTTATCAGGGGCTGTTATTATAGTCTTGATTTTTAACTACATGCTTGGTTTTGTCACACTCATGTTTGTTGGACATTTTGGTTCATTGGAATTAGCTGCTGCTTCCATTGTTAGTGTGGGAATTCAAGGCTTTGCTTATGGTGTCATg CTAGGTATGGCAAGTGCTGTTGAGACAGTTTGTGGGCAAGCATATGGAGCAAAAAGATATGCAGTTATGGGAGTAATATGCCAGAGAGCAATTATATTACACCTTGGAGCAGCATTTCTCCTCTCATTTCCATATTGGTTCTCCGGGCCACTTTTTAAAGCAATAGGGCAATCAGACACAATTTCTGAACAAGGCGAATTATTCGCCCGTGGATTGATCCTTCAGCTTTATGCATTTGCTATAAGCTGCCCAATGCAGAGGTTTCTGCAGGCACAGAACATTGTCAATCCTATGGCTTATATAGCTGTCGCCGTGTTTGTTGTGCATGTTCTGGTTACTTGGCTAGTGGTTGATGTCTTGGAATATGAGCTTCTCGGAGCTTCTCTCGCACAGAGCTTCTCGTGGTGGTTCTTAGTCGTTGCGCaatatctttatataatttttagTCCTTTATGCAAGGAAACTTGGACTGGTCTCTCTATTGATGCTTTCAAAAGCATTTGGCCTTACTTCAAGCTAACTGTTGCCTCAGCTGTCATGTTATG CTTGGAGATATGGTACTCTCAAGGCCTAGTGCTTGTGTCAGGCCTCCTTCCAAATTCTACAATCTCATTAGACTCCATCTCTATCTG CATGAATTACTGGAACTGGGATATGCAAGTCGCGTTAGGACTAGGCGCTGCAGCCAG CGTTCGAGTTAGTAATGAGCTTGGAGCAGGACATCCAAGAGTTGCCAAGTTTTCAGTGATCATAGTGAGCTTGACAAGTATCCTGATCAGCACAGTTCTCTGCATTGTTGTGCTGATATTCAGGATTGGATTAAGCAAACTCTTTACAAGTGACACTCAAGTCATTGAGGCTGTCTCTAATTTGACTCCATTACTTGCCATTTCTGTTTGGTTGAATGGCATTCAACCTATTCTCTCTG GTGTGGCTGTTGGTAGTGGATGGCAAGCAGTGGTAGCATATGTCAATCTAGCTACTTACTATTTTATTGGCCTCCCAATTGGATGTATTCTTGGCTTCAAAACAAGTTTACAGGAAGCa GGAATATGGTGGGGTATGATTGCAGGAGTTGTCCTACAAACATGCACATTATCTATTTTAACTGCCAGAACAAACTGGAATACTGAG AATGCAGTCTCAACTATACATGTTACTCGCTACAAATTCTCAACTGAAATGTAG
- the LOC107762338 gene encoding polyamine oxidase 2 isoform X1, whose translation MDSQNKSNRQFQRAPCFSNVGRRYVASPSVIVIGGGMAGLTAARTLQDESFQVVVLESRDRIGGRVHTDYSFGFPVDLGASWLHGVCKENPLAPLIGKLGLPLYRTSGDNSVLYDHDLESYGLFDMDGNQVCQDLVAKVGETFESILKETDQIRQESSEDMSISRAISMVFERRPDLRLSGLAHKVLQWYLCRMEGWFAADADTISLKCWDQEELLPGGHGLMVRGYKPVINTLAKGLDIRLGHRVTEVVRRYNGVKVTVEDGSSFVADAAIIAVPLGVLKSNCIKFEPRLPEWKEAAIKELGVGIENKIILHFQDVFWPNVEFLGVVAESSYECSYFLNLHKATGHPVLVYMPAGQLARDIGELSDEAAANFAFKQLKRILPNATAPIQYLVSHWGTDTNSLGSYSYDTVGKPHDLYERLRVPVDNLFFAGEATSSDYPGSVHGAYSTGLLAAEDCRMRVLERHGELDIFEPVMGEETLIPILISRL comes from the exons ATGGATTCTCAAAACAAGAGTAATCGTCAGTTCCAAAGAG CTCCTTGCTTCTCAAATGTTGGACGGAGATATGTGGCCTCGCCATCTGTCATTGTAATAGGTGGTGGGATGGCAGGCCTTACAGCTGCTCGTACTCTTCAGGATGAGTCATTTCAG GTTGTTGTGTTAGAATCACGAGATAGAATTGGAGGCCGAGTTCACACTGATTACTCTTTTGGTTTTCCTGTTGACTTGGGTGCATCATG GTTACATGGCGTCTGCAAAGAGAATCCTTTGGCACCTCTTATTGGAAAATTAGGACTGCCTCTCTATCGTACAAGTGGTGACAATTCAGTCCTGTACGACCATGATCTGGAAAG TTATGGGCTTTTTGACATGGATGGAAATCAAGTTTGTCAGGACTTAGTTGCAAAGGTTGGCGAGACATTTGAGAGCATTTTGAAGGAG ACTGATCAAATTAGGCAAGAATCCAGTGAAGACATGTCTATCAGTCGTGCTATATCAATGGTTTTCGAAAGGAGACCCGATTTAAG GTTGAGTGGCCTTGCTCATAAGGTGTTGCAGTGGTACCTATGCAGAATGGAAGGCTGGTTTGCCGCGGATGCAGATACCATATCACTCAAGTGTTGGGACCAG GAAGAATTGCTTCCTGGTGGGCATGGTCTTATGGTCCGGGGATATAAGCCTGTCATCAATACACTAGCAAAAGGGCTTGACATTCGGTTAGGTCACAG GGTTACAGAAGTTGTTAGACGTTATAATGGTGTGAAGGTAACAGTTGAGGATGGGAGTTCTTTTGTAGCCGATGCTGCCATTATTGCTGTTCCACTTGGTGTTCTAAAATCAAATTGCATCAAGTTTGAACCAAGATTACCTGAATGGAAGGAGGCCGCCATTAAAGAACTTGGTGTAGGAATTGAGAACAAGATTATTTTGCACTTTCAAGACGTGTTCTGGCCAAATGTTGAGTTCTTGGGAGTAGTTGCAGAAAGCTCATATGAGTGCAGTTACTTTCTTAATCTTCACAAGGCTACTGGCCATCCTGTCCTTGTTTATATGCCTGCTGGACAACTGGCCCGTGATATCGGGGAACTATCAGATGAGGCTGCTGCTAATTTCGCATTTAAGCAACTTAAGAGAATCCTTCCTAATGCGACTGCTCCA ATTCAGTATCTTGTTTCTCATTGGGGTACAGACACAAACTCACTGGGATCATATAGCTATGATACAGTTGGGAAGCCCCATGATCTATATGAAAGGCTGAGAGTACCAGTGGATAACCTATTCTTTGCTGGGGAGGCAACGAGTTCAGATTACCCAGGTTCTGTACATGGTGCATATTCAACTGGATTGCTGGCTGCTGAGGATTGCAGGATGCGTGTCCTGGAGCGACATGGAGagttggatattttcgagcccgTCATGGGTGAGGAAACACTTATTCCCATTTTGATTTCCAGATTGTAA
- the LOC107762338 gene encoding polyamine oxidase 2 isoform X2 gives MSHFRLHGVCKENPLAPLIGKLGLPLYRTSGDNSVLYDHDLESYGLFDMDGNQVCQDLVAKVGETFESILKETDQIRQESSEDMSISRAISMVFERRPDLRLSGLAHKVLQWYLCRMEGWFAADADTISLKCWDQEELLPGGHGLMVRGYKPVINTLAKGLDIRLGHRVTEVVRRYNGVKVTVEDGSSFVADAAIIAVPLGVLKSNCIKFEPRLPEWKEAAIKELGVGIENKIILHFQDVFWPNVEFLGVVAESSYECSYFLNLHKATGHPVLVYMPAGQLARDIGELSDEAAANFAFKQLKRILPNATAPIQYLVSHWGTDTNSLGSYSYDTVGKPHDLYERLRVPVDNLFFAGEATSSDYPGSVHGAYSTGLLAAEDCRMRVLERHGELDIFEPVMGEETLIPILISRL, from the exons ATGAGTCATTTCAG GTTACATGGCGTCTGCAAAGAGAATCCTTTGGCACCTCTTATTGGAAAATTAGGACTGCCTCTCTATCGTACAAGTGGTGACAATTCAGTCCTGTACGACCATGATCTGGAAAG TTATGGGCTTTTTGACATGGATGGAAATCAAGTTTGTCAGGACTTAGTTGCAAAGGTTGGCGAGACATTTGAGAGCATTTTGAAGGAG ACTGATCAAATTAGGCAAGAATCCAGTGAAGACATGTCTATCAGTCGTGCTATATCAATGGTTTTCGAAAGGAGACCCGATTTAAG GTTGAGTGGCCTTGCTCATAAGGTGTTGCAGTGGTACCTATGCAGAATGGAAGGCTGGTTTGCCGCGGATGCAGATACCATATCACTCAAGTGTTGGGACCAG GAAGAATTGCTTCCTGGTGGGCATGGTCTTATGGTCCGGGGATATAAGCCTGTCATCAATACACTAGCAAAAGGGCTTGACATTCGGTTAGGTCACAG GGTTACAGAAGTTGTTAGACGTTATAATGGTGTGAAGGTAACAGTTGAGGATGGGAGTTCTTTTGTAGCCGATGCTGCCATTATTGCTGTTCCACTTGGTGTTCTAAAATCAAATTGCATCAAGTTTGAACCAAGATTACCTGAATGGAAGGAGGCCGCCATTAAAGAACTTGGTGTAGGAATTGAGAACAAGATTATTTTGCACTTTCAAGACGTGTTCTGGCCAAATGTTGAGTTCTTGGGAGTAGTTGCAGAAAGCTCATATGAGTGCAGTTACTTTCTTAATCTTCACAAGGCTACTGGCCATCCTGTCCTTGTTTATATGCCTGCTGGACAACTGGCCCGTGATATCGGGGAACTATCAGATGAGGCTGCTGCTAATTTCGCATTTAAGCAACTTAAGAGAATCCTTCCTAATGCGACTGCTCCA ATTCAGTATCTTGTTTCTCATTGGGGTACAGACACAAACTCACTGGGATCATATAGCTATGATACAGTTGGGAAGCCCCATGATCTATATGAAAGGCTGAGAGTACCAGTGGATAACCTATTCTTTGCTGGGGAGGCAACGAGTTCAGATTACCCAGGTTCTGTACATGGTGCATATTCAACTGGATTGCTGGCTGCTGAGGATTGCAGGATGCGTGTCCTGGAGCGACATGGAGagttggatattttcgagcccgTCATGGGTGAGGAAACACTTATTCCCATTTTGATTTCCAGATTGTAA
- the LOC107762339 gene encoding 1-aminocyclopropane-1-carboxylate oxidase homolog, with amino-acid sequence MDVPDTQQNYDKQSELKAFDDTKAGVKGLIDAGITKVPRIFIHPEALENPSSPRKTRFIFPLIDLQNINKNPIKHKEIVNKIRDASETWGFFQVINHGIPVSVLDEMLRGARRFHEQEIDVKKPYYSRDVARKVMYNCNFDLFSEKALAANWRDSLYSVMAPNSAKPEELPETCREIVIEYSDHVMKLGCNLLELLSEGLGLKPNHLKEMDCAEGLGILCNYYPACPQPELAIGTSRHADNDFFTVLLQDDFGGLQVFHQNHWVDVPPIHGALVINIGDILQLISNDKYKSIEHRVLANKVGPRISVASFFGTGPLASSRIYGPIKELLSEDNPPKYRETTMKDFFEYSSQKGLDGNSNLSYYRI; translated from the exons ATGGATGTCCCCGACACACAACAAAATTATGATAAACAAAGTGAACTAAAAGCCTTTGACGACACAAAAGCTGGTGTCAAAGGGCTAATTGATGCTGGGATTACTAAAGTACCTCGAATATTTATTCATCCAGAGGCCTTAGAAAACCCCTCGAGCCCCAGAAAAACACGTTTTATTTTCCCATTAATAGACCTTCAAAACATCAATAAAAATCCTATCAAGCACAAAGAAATAGTAAATAAAATTCGAGATGCATCGGAGACATGGGGTTTCTTTCAAGTGATCAATCATGGAATTCCAGTGTCAGTACTAGATGAAATGTTGCGAGGAGCACGTCGTTTTCACGAGCAAGAAATCGATGTTAAGAAGCCATACTATAGTCGAGATGTGGCAAGGAAGGTGATGTATAACTGCAATTTTGATTTGTTTAGTGAGAAAGCTTTAGCAGCAAATTGGAGAGACTCACTTTATTCTGTTATGGCTCCAAATTCTGCTAAGCCAGAGGAGTTGCCTGAGACGTGCAG GGAAATTGTAATAGAGTACTCAGATCATGTGATGAAATTGGGGTGCAATTTGCTTGAGTTATTATCAGAGGGTCTTGGTCTCAAACCTAATCATCTCAAAGAAATGGACTGTGCTGAGGGACTTGGCATTTTGTGTAATTATTATCCAGCATGTCCACAACCCGAACTTGCAATAGGCACAAGCAGACATGCAGATAATGATTTTTTCACAGTACTTCTACAAGATGATTTTGGAGGACTTCAAGTTTTTCACCAAAATCATTGGGTTGATGTTCCTCCTATCCATGGAGCTTTAGTTATCAATATTGGTGATATTCTCCAG CTCATATCAAATGACAAGTACAAAAGCATAGAGCACAGAGTGCTGGCAAACAAAGTTGGTCCAAGAATATCAGTAGCAAGTTTCTTCGGCACAGGGCCATTGGCATCTTCAAGGATTTATGGACCAATTAAGGAGTTATTATCAGAAGACAATCCTCCAAAATATAGAGAAACTACAATGAAAGACTTCTTTGAATACTCTAGCCAGAAAGGACTTGATGGCAATTCTAATTTGTCTTACTACAGAATTTGA